One genomic window of Blastopirellula retiformator includes the following:
- a CDS encoding DUF3386 family protein, which produces MIRRACCLLLLCAAPLAAAEPTSTEMTAAQMMADARDNRIVWNGIPGFTAELVVSLDDKTETGAIDVSADGEMEITGVSLAEDKTIGRALNSLIAHRFRDEANEAGEEAEFDPKDQGNALGKLIEKSGGAMTNQSRVKDGVIHEVIRRSATGSFTITVVNVYRNPEGKYLPQVFTISNWDAEGNLTACATVEQPLAAGRRLGFASQPHRDSDLGSGRAEGSSC; this is translated from the coding sequence ATGATTCGCCGAGCCTGCTGCCTATTACTGTTGTGCGCCGCTCCGCTGGCGGCCGCCGAGCCGACTTCGACCGAAATGACCGCCGCCCAGATGATGGCGGATGCCCGCGACAACCGGATCGTCTGGAATGGAATTCCTGGCTTTACCGCCGAGCTGGTCGTCTCGCTCGACGACAAGACCGAGACCGGCGCGATCGATGTCAGCGCTGACGGCGAGATGGAAATCACCGGCGTTTCGCTGGCCGAAGACAAGACGATCGGCCGCGCGCTCAACTCGCTGATCGCCCATCGTTTTCGGGACGAAGCGAACGAAGCCGGCGAAGAAGCCGAGTTCGACCCGAAAGACCAAGGCAACGCGCTCGGCAAGCTGATCGAGAAGAGCGGCGGCGCGATGACCAATCAGTCGCGGGTCAAAGATGGGGTGATTCACGAGGTGATTCGCCGCTCGGCGACCGGCTCGTTCACCATTACCGTGGTCAACGTTTATCGGAACCCGGAAGGCAAGTACCTTCCGCAAGTCTTCACCATCAGCAACTGGGACGCCGAGGGGAATCTAACTGCCTGCGCGACGGTCGAACAACCGCTGGCAGCGGGTCGGCGACTGGGATTTGCCA